In Dromiciops gliroides isolate mDroGli1 chromosome 5, mDroGli1.pri, whole genome shotgun sequence, the following are encoded in one genomic region:
- the LOC122730010 gene encoding transcription elongation factor SPT4-A-like, producing MVLETVPKDLQHLRACLLCSLVKTIDQFEYDGCDNCDSYLQMEGNREMVYDCTSCSFDGIIAMMNPEDSWVSKWQQVSTFKPGVYAVSVTGRLLQGIVWELKSRGVVYKSRDTAIKT from the coding sequence ATGGTGTTGGAGACGGTTCCCAAGGATTTGCAACATCTGCGAGCTTGTCTTCTCTGTTCCTTGGTCAAGACTATAGACCAATTTGAGTATGATGGCTGTGATAACTGCGACTCATACCTACAGATGGAAGGTAACCGAGAGATGGTATATGACTGTACAAGCTGTTCTTTTGATGGGATCATTGCAATGATGAATCCAGAAGACAGCTGGGTCTCTAAATGGCAGCAAGTCAGTACCTTCAAGCCTGGAGTTTATGCAGTGTCTGTCACTGGCCGCTTGCTCCAAGGAATCGTTTGGGAGCTGAAGAGCCGAGGTGTGGTCTACAAATCCAGAGACACAGCAATAAAGACTTAG